Proteins encoded by one window of Cylindrospermum stagnale PCC 7417:
- the hepC gene encoding heterocyst development glycosyltransferase HepC — MTTSIIPSLENNYTVPQHYQDHCSPYCTLQWRRGQLLVKHPRQVKQPYLPLLDREQSLVECLKHSPVNLVSIDPKLGEALLRFWADACEQANKPIFLSIPSGNKLPRKDSRLLRWFQGRIDWIAALVLLLVVSPVMLALILLMRMYSPGLLFSREWHVGERGKLFRAIKFRTTVIQDMTPLGHWLCKYGLENLPQLWNVIRGEMSLMGSRSWTLEDAVRLSSERQRALNQLPGITASWEVEEQSNILQLDS, encoded by the coding sequence ATGACAACGTCAATAATTCCCAGTTTAGAGAATAACTACACTGTGCCCCAGCACTACCAAGATCATTGCTCCCCATACTGCACACTTCAATGGCGACGGGGTCAGCTGTTGGTAAAGCATCCCAGGCAAGTGAAACAGCCATATCTGCCTTTACTGGATAGAGAGCAATCGTTAGTAGAGTGCTTAAAACATTCCCCAGTCAATTTAGTGAGTATCGATCCAAAGCTGGGTGAGGCTTTACTGCGGTTTTGGGCAGATGCATGTGAGCAAGCTAATAAGCCAATATTTCTCAGCATACCCTCTGGCAATAAATTGCCGAGAAAAGATAGCCGACTTTTGAGGTGGTTTCAGGGGCGAATTGACTGGATTGCTGCCTTAGTTTTGCTGCTAGTAGTAAGTCCAGTAATGCTGGCATTGATTTTGCTGATGCGGATGTACTCACCAGGGTTGCTTTTTTCCCGTGAGTGGCATGTTGGAGAGCGAGGTAAGCTCTTTCGAGCGATCAAGTTTCGCACAACTGTGATACAAGACATGACACCTCTAGGGCATTGGCTATGTAAGTATGGTTTAGAAAATCTGCCCCAATTATGGAATGTGATCCGGGGTGAGATGAGTTTAATGGGAAGTCGTTCTTGGACTTTAGAAGATGCTGTGCGGTTAAGTTCAGAAAGACAACGAGCACTCAATCAACTACCAGGAATTACAGCTTCATGGGAGGTAGAGGAACAGTCTAACATCTTGCAATTAGATAGCTAA